In Chlorocebus sabaeus isolate Y175 chromosome 5, mChlSab1.0.hap1, whole genome shotgun sequence, one genomic interval encodes:
- the LOC140711727 gene encoding uncharacterized protein: MGQVGALTARVQRLVSRLVEGGEQLRHLGHSNWLGPGEGGKNLEERADTSDWLPRVALDSCGDGTVGRERTGPWLVGARRRASAIGRAGRSEARGHLQRYEVAAGGTLGSLEVAATAKLAARLSRSSSHPRLARARAHSRLGRARSTLPPTPLPAPSLPHPPLPGLPPGLSPGPSPPSMLALAELPPLPALPLRPEPLLPWGPSAYLALPELPPEACAPAPPPAALALQDLPRLPAPAPPPAHLPLPPLPEAAVAVAPGPVGARGLPPLVSEPPPQPLPPLPARPSPFSLLAPPATRDMWPLPAFPSPPPLHFFLSPPF; this comes from the exons ATGG GCCAAGTGGGGGCGCTCACTGCGCGTGTGCAGCGCCTGGTCTCCAGGCTAGTTGAGGGCGGGGAGCAGCTGCGACACCTGGGACACAGCAATTGGCTGGGACCAGGAGAGGGCGGGAAGAACTTGGAGGAACGCGCTGATACCTCTGATTGGCTGCCAAGGGTAGCCCTTGACAGCTGCGGGGACGGAACTGTAGGCCGCGAGCGCACTGGCCCCTGGTTGGTTGGAGCTCGGCGGCGGGCGTCTGCCATTGGCCGGGCCGGTCGGAGCGAGGCGCGTGGCCACCTCCAGAGGTACGAGGTCGCGGCGGGCGGCACGCTCGGGAGCCTTGAGGTGGCGGCCACAGCCAAGCTGGCGGCGCGACTGTCCCGCTCCAGCTCGCACCCGCGGctcgcccgcgcccgcgcccacTCGCGACTGGGCCGGGCCCGCTCTACGCTGCCGCCAACCCCGCTACCGGCGCCGTCTCTGCCGCACCCGCCGTTGCCCGGCCTGCCGCCCGGCCTGAGCCCCGGGCCGTCGCCGCCCTCCATGCTCGCTCTGGCTGAGCTGCCGCCGCTTCCCGCGCTCCCTCTGCGGCCAGAGCCGCTGCTGCCCTGGGGCCCCAGCGCGTACCTGGCGCTACCGGAGCTCCCGCCGGAAGCCTGCGCAcccgccccgccccccgccgCTCTCGCACTGCAGGACCTGCCGCGCCTACCTGCGCCCGCGCCACCGCCCGCGCACCTGCCGCTGCCTCCGCTGCCCGAGGCCGCAGTCGCCGTCGCCCCCGGGCCCGTGGGCGCGCGCGGCCTCCCGCCCCTGGTCTCCGAGCCGCCCCCGCAGCCGCTGCCTCCGCTGCCAGCGCGACCCTCTCCTTTCAGCCTACTGGCGCCCCCCGCGACCCGCGACATGTGGCCGCTGCCCGCCTTCCCTTCGCCCCCGCCGCTGCATTTTTTCCTGTCGCCTCCCTTCTGA